From Anopheles darlingi chromosome 2, idAnoDarlMG_H_01, whole genome shotgun sequence, the proteins below share one genomic window:
- the LOC125949684 gene encoding repressor of RNA polymerase III transcription MAF1 homolog, translating to MKLLESTRFEAVNNALHIQTGDSTIYGRIESYSCKMAGNDKALYKRFTSEQAPTDLQALSPPQTLQDMSPQVLRSSLSGDEGVTLCDTISRKTLFYLIATLNSAFEPDYDFSDAKSHEFSKEPSLQWVLNSIEGNLAPVAGEQYSKIRHALWTTIEDEISLNDCDIYSYNPDLNSDPFGEPGCLWSFNYFFYNKKLKRIVFFTCRALNSVYADSGFTSDFAMEDEDCY from the exons ATGAAACTACTGGAGAGCACCCGCTTCGAGGCGGTCAACAATGCGCTGCATATCCAGACAGGAGACAGCACGATCTATGGCCGTATCGAGTCGTACTCGTGCAAGATGGCCGGCAATGATAAGGCCCTGTACAAGCGATTCACGTCGGAGCAAGCACCGACCGATCTGCAGGCACTGTCGCCGCCGCAAACCCTGCAGGACATGTCACCGCAGGTTCTCCGCAGCAGCCTGTCCGGGGATGAGGGCGTTACATTGTGCGATACTATCTCACGCAAGACGCTCTTCTATCTGATCGCGACGTTGAACTCGGCCTTCGAGCCGGATTATGACTTTAGCGATGCAAAG AGTCACGAATTCAGCAAGGAACCGTCGCTGCAGTGGGTGCTGAATTCGATCGAGGGCAACCTTGCACCGGTAGCCGGCGAGCAGTACAGCAAGATACGCCATGCCCTCTGGACGACGATCGAGGATGAGATCTCGCTGAACGATTGCGACATCTACAGCTACAATCCCGATCTGAACTCGGACCCATTCGGTGAACCCGGCTGTCTCTGGTCGTTCAATTACTTTTTCTACAACAAAAAGCTGAAGCGCATCGTGTTTTTCACCTGCCGGGCCCTCAA CTCGGTATACGCGGACTCGGGCTTCACGAGCGACTTTGCGATGGAAGATGAAGACTGCTATTaa
- the LOC125949683 gene encoding uncharacterized protein LOC125949683, whose translation MATVNTYAISIERFRAKAVNVPLLLGTTTASGGGSGSSSSSLLSASEATTTGSPTTTDIAADDRIEIEPGMTLQIVEQPSSKIALIKIKDFNGNTTVATSTNASRTSSTSIGEGTGIMNSGTGGVGSSHESRIYQCQAAHLQRVPADVWPFIIAILDPQERCEFAKRPKLFASVKQLRTGDIVLVSWLAKNRNVTYDCIIRYIGPVPKIGPGYYFGLELLNLDNGESPQKDDIDFVSEYMNCEPRLALIVAANWLKFPELEASTKHHHHKRNLLDSLVCGAKDLNNRLSRRANKLHSSDDSSKSFNRAAKVLNSDFPAAHQQPPYTRSYTPELTSSCGGSGVAATGGTSSNRKSTDIGALYESFSCLQMDPSTKAMHKKMAASISSPNLSKQDSSSSTGSSGRYVNSHPMEGYGDEYRRFVEHGQHGHGHMHHAGDEAYRSSGRSSQNSSASSTLKHTKARASKQRSTGSNSSVNSGAGHQYHPVSKQSTILSLPDRDVVVIDSNEIDEAIKSASDVIVVDPPPMISPTDTREVELMDLLSSSSWPAEAGEVAAILNSTDKKTQTPPSSFGNGHLLAGGGSTGGYTSGSTSSNSTANSYHSHGSHNGSRYDRNKSLNPFAHIGQPKVANDLLIPSARKAKSSIITDTKPVTVDAATMTKINDGTSAGGFPTSNGGIVTASSTNGSTVGRDNASDNTMIPGIHGPPRVGSISPESDGGGSVLPISPLQELPNDPSLGVGSMVEVTLDTPNLVPTASGHDPQYYGVIRWIGPLTPVNTASNSNPQRRLMVGVELEDEPIEPTLETTNGTYNGVRLFKCPANRAIFVHTSQCSHDRRFQDIPPMSPCTSRATQASGTSKTSNDTTMFGKVDCPVVKGRVPPLKILKLEELEEICGKFKGIQGHHNSCYLDATLFAMFTFTSVFDSLLFRPKEPEDNLQYEEVQRVLLEEIVNPLRKNHFVRADRVLKLRQLLDRLSSVTGLMSEEKDPEEFLNSLLAQILRADPFLKLSSGLDTFYYQLFVEKDERLNLPSVQQLFEQSFLASNIKLKEVPSCLIIQMPRFGKNFKMYPRILPSQVLDVTDIIEDSPRQCWVCGKLAEYECRECFGKMQCEGLEGTAICKSCIDSVHHHSKRLNHKPVPLSVPQDFIPMAPHCEVPRLYMELFAVVCIETSHYVAFVKAASGQDAPWCFFDSMADRNGEQNGYNIPKMVPVPDLPRWLTEEGSRAMNEEAVNDKMLPEHAKRLLCDAYMCMYQSTDVMMYR comes from the exons ATGGCAACGGTGAATACGTACGCAATCAGCATCGAGCGCTTTAGAGCGAAAGCTGTCAATGTTCCGCTCTTACTAGGCACGACcactgctagtggtggtggaagcggaagtagtagcagcagcctgctGTCCGCTAGCGAAGCAACAACGACGGGCTCGCCGACAACGACAGACATCGCGGCGgatgatcgaatcgaaatcgaacccGGAATGACTCTGCAGATCGTTGAGCAACCATCAAGCAAAATCGCACTGATCAAGATTAAAGATTTTAACGGTAACACAACCGTGGCAACATCGACAAACGCGTCCCGTACGTCCTCAACATCAATCGGCGAAGGAACTGGAATAATGAATAGTGGGACAGGTGGAGTGGGGAGCTCGCATGAGAGTCGGATTTATCAGTGTCAGGCTGCCCATCTGCAGCGAGTACCGGCAGACGTTTGGCCGTTCATTATTGCGATACTCGATCCTCAGGAGCGCTGCGAGTTCGCTAAGCGACCGAAGCTGTTCGCATCGGTAAAACAGCTACGCACCGGGGACATTGTGCTAGTGTCCTGGCTGGCAAAAAATCGGAATGTTACGTACGATTGTATCATACGGTACATCGGACCGGTGCCAAAGATCGGCCCTGGGTACTACTTCGGACTCGAGCTACTG AACTTGGACAATGGCGAATCTCCGCAGAAGGACGATATTGATTTCGTGTCCGAGTACATGAACTGTGAGCCTCGGTTGGCGCTGATTGTTGCTGCAAACTGGTTAAAATTCCCTGAACTTGAAGCATCCActaaacaccatcaccataagCGCAATCTATTGGACAGTTTGGTGTGTGGCGCAAAGGATCTAAACAATCGTTTGTCTCGTCGCGCGAATAAGCTCCACTCGTCGGACGATTCTAGCAAGAGCTTCAACCGGGCAGCGAAGGTGTTGAACAGTGATTTTCCGGCGGCACATCAACAACCACCCTATACGAGGTCATACACGCCCGAACTGACAAGCAGCTGTGGGGGGTCTGGTGTAGCGGCCACTGGTGGCACGTCGAGCAACCGGAAATCGACCGATATAGGAGCATTATACGAGAGCTTCAGTTGCCTGCAGATGGACCCGAGTACGAAGGCGATGCACAAGAAGATGGCTGCCTCAATATCAAGCCCGAATTTGTCGAAACAggatagcagcagtagtaccggTAGCTCTGGTCGCTACGTGAATAGTCACCCGATGGAAGGTTATGGCGATGAATACCGTCGCTTCGTCGAGCATGGTCAGCATGGGCATGGGCATATGCATCATGCGGGCGATGAAGCGTACCGCAGCTCGGGACGCAGTTCACAAAACAGTTCGGCCAGCAGCACGCTGAAACACACGAAGGCACGGGCCAGCAAGCAGCGATCGACAGGCTCGAACTCGTCGGTTAATAGTGGCGCTGGCCATCAATATCATCCAGTTAGCAAGCAAAGCACCATACTAAGCCTACCCGATCGCGATGTGGTGGTGATCGATTCGAACGAGATCGACGAGGCGATCAAGAGCGCGAGCGATGTGATCGTAGTCGATCCACCGCCGATGATCAGCCCAACCGATACGCGGGAAGTCGAGCTGATGGATttactgagcagcagcagttggccaGCCGAAGCTGGCGAGGTAGCGGCAATACTAAACAGTACagacaaaaaaacccaaacgccgccatcgtcgttcgGGAATGGCCATTTATTAGCCGGTGGGGGATCGACAGGAGGCTATACCAGTGGCAGTACGAGCAGTAATAGCACAGCCAATAGCTACCACAGTCACGGTAGTCACAATGGTAGTCGATACGATCGGAACAAATCTCTCAATCCCTTTGCGCACATCGGTCAACCGAAAGTGGCAAACGATTTACTGATTCCATCTGCCAGGAAGGCGAAATCCTCTATTATCACCGACACCAAACCGGTTACGGTTGATGCTGCAACAATGACAA AAATCAACGATGGCACCAGTGCAGGTGGATTTCCTACATCGAACGGCGGTATCGTCACCGCCAGCTCGACTAACGGCTCGACGGTGGGACGCGATAACGCCAGTGACAACACAATGATACCCGGCATTCATGGACCGCCACGCGTTGGATCGATTTCACCAGAATCAGACGGTGGTGGCTCGGTGTTGCCAATTTCGCCACTGCAGGAGCTACCGAATGATCCTTCTCTTGGTGTGGGATCCATGGTTGAAGTAACGCTTGATACACCAAACTTGGTGCCGACGGCTTCTGGGCACGATCCACAGTACTACGGTGTGATACGCTGGATAGGTCCGTTAACTCCGGTAAATACAGCCAGTAACAGCAACCCTCAGCGGAGACTTATGGTTGGTGTTGAACTAGAAGATGAACCGATCGAGCCGACACTAGAGACAACTAACGGTACTTACAATGGTGTGAG ACTGTTCAAATGTCCAGCTAATCGTGCAATCTTTGTACACACGAGCCAATGCAGCCATGATCGACGCTTCCAGGATATTCCACCGATGTCGCCTTGTACTTCGCGTGCAACACAAGCATCTGGTACATCCAAAACCTCCAACGATACCACCATGTTCGGGAAGGTCGACTGTCCGGTGGTAAAGGGACGAGTGCCGCCTTTAA aaaTTCTAAAACTGGAAGAGCTCGAAGAAATTTGTGGCAAGTTTAAGGGAATACAGGGACACCATAACTCCTGCTACTTGGATGCGACGCTTTTTGCGATGTTCACCTTCACCAGTGTGTTCGATTCGTTGCTCTTTCGGCCGAAAGAACCAGAA GACAATCTTCAATATGAGGAAGTGCAGCGCGTGTTGCTGGAGGAGATCGTAAACCCACTGCGCAAAAATCACTTCGTGCGTGCGGATAGAGTGCTCAAGCTACGTCAGCTTCTTGACCGGTTGAGCTCCGTCACTGGTTTGATGAGTGAAGAAAAGGATCCGGAAGAGTTTCTCAATAGCTTGTTGGCACAAATTTTGCGTGCAGATCCATTTTTGAAG CTCAGTTCTGGTTTGGACACATTCTACTATCAGCTGTTTGTGGAGAAGGACGAACGCTTGAATCTACCGTCGGTCCAGCAACTGTTCGAACAGAGCTTCCTCGCGTCGAACATCAAGTTGAAGGAGGTGCCGTCCTGTTTGATTATCCAGATGCCACGGTTTGGCAAGAACTTCAAAATGTACCCGCGCATCCTTCCGTCCCAGGTGCTCGATGTAACGGACATTATTGAGGATT CGCCACGCCAGTGTTGGGTTTGCGGTAAGCTGGCTGAGTACGAGTGTCGCGAGTGCTTCGGTAAAATGCAGTGCGAAGGCTTGGAAGGGACGGCGATCTGCAAAAGTTGCATTGACAGCGTACACCATCACAGCAAGCGGCTGAACCACAAACCAGTGCCCCTATCCGTGCCGCAAGATTTCATACCGATGGCACCGCACTGTGAGGTGCCGCGCCTGTACATGGAACTGTTTGCCGTTGTGTGCATCGAAACGTCGCACTACGTGGCATTCGTGAAGGCCGCTTCGGGCCAAGATGCTCCTTGGTGTTTCTTCGATTCAATGGCTGATCGCAATG GCGAACAGAACGGTTATAACAtcccgaaaatggttccggTGCCCGATCTGCCAAGGTGGTTGACAGAGGAAGGATCGCGTGCGATGAACGAGGAAGCGGTCAACGATAAGATGTTACCTGAGCACGCCAAGCGATTACTCTGTGACGCCTACATGTGCATGTATCAGAGCACTGATGTAATGATGTATCGATAA